In Trichoderma breve strain T069 chromosome 4, whole genome shotgun sequence, the following proteins share a genomic window:
- a CDS encoding cytochrome c oxidase subunit IV domain-containing protein yields MLRSMVLRGNALTQTTRLAASRAMSSQALSNPTLSNIEKRWEGMPLQEQADLWMALRDRMKGSWNDLTLQEKKAAYWIAFGPHGPRTVDAPGAGARVAWGVAVGLAASLALFAAIRVAAKPAPYTMNKEYQEASNELLKAQGADPLTGISSPGYTGKGVVQSPPKN; encoded by the exons ATGCTGCGCTCTATGGTTCTACGAGGCAATGCCTTGACGCAGACCACCCGACTGGCTGCGTCCAGGGCCATGTCGAGCCAGGCGCTCTCCAACCCGACCCTGTCCAACATCGAGAAACGCTGGGAGGGAATGCCTCTCCAGGAGCAGGCCGACCTGTGGATGGCCCTGCGTGACCGCATGAAGGGCAGCTGGAACGACCTGACCctgcaggagaagaaggccg CTTACTGGATCGCCTTCGGCCCTCACGGCCCCCGCACCGTTGACGCTCCCGGAGCCGGTGCCCGTGTTGCCTGGGGAGTTGCCGTTGGCCTTGCcgcctctctcgctctcttcgcTGCCATCCGAGTTGCCGCCAAGCCTGCGCCTTACACCATGAACAAGGAGTACCAGGAGGCCTCTAACGAGCTTCTCAAG GCTCAAGGTGCTGATCCCCTCACCGGTATCTCTTCTCCCGGCTATACTGGCAAGGGTGTTGTTCAGTCCCCTCCCAAAAACTAA
- a CDS encoding ATP synthase alpha/beta family, nucleotide-binding domain-containing protein, with translation MFKSGVSSLARAARPSIAARRAIRPAFPRSPIVRLASTQSVGDGKIHQVIGAVVDVKFDTAKLPPILNALETTNNNQKLVLEVAQHLGENVVRCIAMDGTEGLVRGAKASDTGAPITIPVGPATLGRILNVTGDPIDERGPVKTDKFLPIHADPPSFTDQSTSAEILVTGIKVVDLLAPYARGGKIGLFGGAGVGKTVFIQELINNIAKAHGGYSVFTGVGERTREGNDLYHEMQETSVIQLDGESKVALVFGQMNEPPGARARVALTGLTIAEYFRDQEGQDVLLFIDNIFRFTQAGSEVSALLGRIPSAVGYQPTLAVDMGGMQERITTTKKGSITSVQAVYVPADDLTDPAPATTFAHLDATTVLSRGISELGIYPAVDPLDSTSRMLDPRIVGQEHYSTATRVQQILQEYKGLQDIIAILGMDELSEADKLTVERARKIQRFLSQPFTVAQVFTGIEGKLVDLKDTIASFKAILNGEGDSLPEAAFYMVGDLASAKAKGEKILADLEKN, from the exons GAgcgttggagatggcaaGATCCACCAG GTCATTGgtgccgtcgtcgacg TCAAGTTCGACACTGCCAAGCTCCCTCCTATCCTGAACGCTCTGGAgaccaccaacaacaaccagAAGCTGGTCCTCGAGGTCGCC CAACACTTGGGTGAGAATGTCGTTCGCTGCATTGCCATGGACG GTACTGAGGGTCTTGTTCGTGGTGCCAAGGCTTCCGACACTGGTGCTCCCATCACCATTCCTGTCGGCCCCGCCACTCTCGGTCGTATCCTGAACGTCACTGGTGACCCCATTGATGAGCGAGGACCTGTCAAGACCGACAAGTTCCTGCCCATCCACGCTGATCCCCCCTCTTTCACTGACCAGTCCACCTCTGCCGAGATTCTGGTCACTGGTATCAAGGTCGTCGATCTGCTCGCTCCTTACGCTCGTGGTGGAAAGATTGGTCTCTtcggtggtgctggtgtcGGCAAGACCGTCTTCATTCAGGAGCTGATCAacaacatcgccaaggcTCACGGTGGTTACTCCGTCTTCACCGGTGTCGGCGAGCGTACTCGTGAGGGTAACGATCTGTACCACGAAATGCAGGAGACCTCCGTCATTCAGCTTGATGGCGAGTCCAAGGTCGCTCTGGTCTTCGGTCAGATGAACGAGCCCCCGGGAGCTCGTGCCCGTGTCGCCCTGACTGGTCTGACCATTGCTGAGTACTTCCGTGACCAGGAGGGTCAGGATG TGTTGctcttcatcgacaacaTTTTCCGATTCACCCAGGCCGGTTCTGAGGTGTCTGCTCTGCTTGGTCGTATCCCCTCTGCCGTCGGTTACCAGCCCACCCTCGCCGTCGACATGGGTGGTATGCAGGAGCGAATTACCACCACCAAGAAGGGTTCCATTACCTCCGTCCAGGCTGTCTACGTCCCTGCTGACGATTTGACTGATCCTGCCCCTGCCACCACCTTCGCTCACTTGGACGCTACCACTGTCTTGTCCCGTGGTATCTCCGAGTTGGGTATCTACCCCGCCGTCGACCCTCTTGATTCCACCTCCCGTATGCTTGACCCCCGTATTGTCGGCCAGGAGCACTACTCGACCGCCACCCGTGTCCAGCAGATCCTCCAGGAGTACAAGGGTCTCCAGGATATCATTGCCATTCTGGGTATGGACGAACTGTCTGAAGCCGACAAGCTTACCGTCGAGCGTGCCCGTAAGATCCAGCGTTTCCTCAGCCAGCCTTTCACCGTCGCCCAGGTTTTCACTGGTATCGAGGGTAAGCTCGTTGACCTCAAGGACACCATTGCCTCCTTCAAGGCCATCCTCAACGGTGAGGGTGACAGCCTTCCCGAGGCTGCTTTCTACATGGTTGGCGACCTGGCCTCAGCCAAGGCTAAGGGTGAGAAGATTCTGGCggatctggagaagaattAA
- a CDS encoding fungal zn(2)-Cys(6) binuclear cluster domain-containing protein, whose product MGRQPRQRPISCHLCRVRKLRCSRQFPCSNCTSRGVVCQHEGVAVAAATGSQAQVKSPALKDASTLELLARLERLESLVAAQGSEKDGDSVKGAEKPIQQAHTPALASRPVPPRLQRLTADALELERSCSDQKLMDSLISDPIIFRTCPIRLAPTQPSHAFQNGHPASMTGPVDAVKCIWLPRRDEMRIILQKYIADISLFYHIIHVPTVQSLVEDIYAGLEANVRVDVGGILLLLSICASTTYAWSAPDDIRCLFSDYSEANGQSTFWTKQALDVVDHAQRTAHASLECIQGLIILFFVFCNHESVSYRARSVFMSAIAMATELSLHRLDDPRGSPMPTLLRMSESRKEIGRRVWWFMVATDWTLAQFNCPQEGFYLIHQNQMAVNKPRNANDEDIMEGVEIVDRPATEATCISYFVQRIRLAEVCRALVDRTPLGKPVSESEVYKNVLDADAKLNQFISDAPDFLSLDCSHLDELPVTDPRRSPFITAQRYMLNLLLHRQLCKIHLPYLAQGTVDPAYAYSRDVCLRSARVIFELDHQLQGECLPFFSSRLRLAMVLRSLFLASTALVLNACLKGDAEDNGEGEDDVAGAWKILHEAQGQFPPAARLLELSIQILKKYKIKHRALDLLQQQLSGISNYGESFPMTPDSTNQDLRMNSMQQNMGTEPDNVLMDQHWQMLEGKMDLNTIDWDKLFWGIDAPFI is encoded by the exons ATGGGTCGCCAACCGAGACAACGCCCAATTTCGTGCCACCTGTGTAGGGTACGCAAGTTGCGCTGCAGTCGCCAGTTTCCATGCTCCAACTGTACGTCGCGCGGCGTTGTTTGCCAGCATGAAGGGGTCGCGGTCGCGGCAGCGACGGGAAGTCAAGCGCAGGTCAAGTCGCCTGCTCTGAAGGATGCGTCGACGTTGGAGCTTCTGGCTCGTCTGGAGCGTCTGGAGAGCCTCGTTGCGGCCCAGGGGAGCGAAAAGGATGGCGACTCGGTGAAAGGGGCTGAAAAGCCAATACAACAAGCGCATACTCCTGCCTTGGCATCACGCCCAGTGCCACCTAGACTGCAGCGCTTGACGGCTGAcgcgctggagctggagcgatCCTGCTCCGATCAAAAGTTGATG GATTCCTTGATATCTGACCCCATCATCTTTCGTACCTGTCCCATTCGATTAGCCCCAACTCAACCGTCCCATGCTTTTCAAAATGGTCATCCTGCGTCAATGACAGGGCCGGTGGATGCCGTCAAGTGCATCTGGCTGCCTCGCCGAGATGAGATGCGCATCATACTCCAGAAGTACATAGCTGATATTTCCTTGTTTTACCACATCATACATGTCCCCACGGTGCAGAGCCTCGTGGAAGACATATACGCAGGGCTGGAGGCAAACGTCCGTGTCGATGTTGGCGGcatattgctgctgctaagcATATGTGCAAGCACAACATATGCGTGGTCGGCCCCCGATGATATCAGGTGTTTGTTCTCAGACTATTCCGAGGCGAACGGACAGTCAACCTTCTGGACTAAGCAGGCGCTGGATGTCGTCGATCATGCACAGAGAACCGCACATGCGTCATTGGAATGCATCCAAGGCCTCATCATCCtgttcttcgtcttctgtAATCACGAGAGCGTCTCATACCGTGCCCGTAGTGTCTTCATGTCGGCCATTGCAATGGCCACGGAGCTGTCGTTGCATCGTCTCGATGACCCTCGAGGTAGTCCAATGCCGACGCTCCTTCGGATGAGCGAGTCCAGGAAGGAAATTGGAAGGAGAGTTTGGTGGTTCATGGTTGCAACCGACTG GACATTGGCTCAATTCAATTGTCCTCAAGAAGGCTTTTACCTCATCCACCAAAACCAGATGGCTGTAAACAAGCCACGAAATGCAAATGACGAAGACATCATGGAGGGAGTAGAGATTGTTGATCGTCCAGCAACCGAGGCCACTTGCATCTCCTATTTCGTCCAGCGCATCCGTCTTGCAGAAGTATGTCGGGCACTGGTTGACCGCACACCTTTGGGCAAGCCGGTTTCCGAATCCGAGGTATATAAAAATGTGctggatgcagatgcaaagcTCAACCAGTTCATCAGTGATGCTCCGGACTTCCTTTCACTCGATTGCTCACACCTGGATGAACTTCCTGTCACTGATCCCAGACGCTCGCCTTTTATCACTGCGCAACGCTACATGTTGAATCTGCTATTACACCGACAACTGTGTAAGATTCACCTTCCCTACTTAGCCCAGGGAACTGTCGATCCAGCATATGCCTATTCACGCGACGTTTGCCTGAGGTCCGCAAGGGTGATTTTCGAGCTTGACCATCAACTGCAAGGAGAATgtcttcccttcttcagctctcgTTTGAGGTTGGCAATGGTTCTGCGTAGCCTGTTCCTAGCCAGCACTGCACTTGTGTTGAATGCTTGTCTGAAGGGCGATGCGGAAGATAATGgcgagggagaagatgatgtgGCTGGTGCATGGAAGATTTTGCACGAGGCACAAGGCCAGTTCCCACCGGCTGCTAGGCTGCTAGAGTTGTCCATTCAGATCCTCAAAAAGTACAAGATCAAGCATCGCGCCCTAGATCTGCTACAACAGCAATTGTCGGGGATTTCAAATTACGGAGAATCATTTCCCATGACACCTGATTCGACGAATCAAGATCTCCGCATGAACTCGATGCAGCAGAACATGGGCACTGAGCCTGACAACGTATTAATGGATCAACATTGGCAGATGCTCGAAGGGAAAATGGATTTGAATACTATAGATTGGGACAAGTTATTCTGGGGTATAGATGCCCCTTTTATTTAA
- a CDS encoding dual specificity phosphatase, catalytic domain-containing protein, which produces MATIAVPRPALPPKNASQRGNTPVNSPSPLQTLGLASPPQLPGSVPIPIPNSPVSLYEYTSEEDSGSYTHSPSPSHPRALSQASLLYPPDDFVRLDGEHVSIYEIDATSVAEALDYASRQLLPPPSLVFPWLHGLHPDNHTQRTYFDGHQCPPGNTPNCLRAITIVKADGNLGFARLKGAIAPSEFMRSGAIAEFIDADPLMGLSVRNFHIQPTKVAATSDIIVYGLDPDESRKVAWQVAAAQQRWRNKQLAQARNMPVYNTFVCTSPFSVFEENHGSLVAIDASGNPTGQVLDLVQQEHEEMRNMTETSEICHNVYLGPSPEPGSAEEQRFDVLIECSDTGRLDPSAIQFIAEHPRELPRPTSICFPSSGSIMPPTWSQAEADAILNTCKWIHHISHNTVPESHTISPQNRDSDAQQHVESHKSTADAGGRKILIHCPDGYTESTLLAVAYFSYNTGLPVPDAWLRLHTTERRNFFAYPSDVSLLSAISPRLLCESPMSSGKSLDDMTKLLKSEPSWFSDLDGSLPSRILDYLYLGNLVHANNPDLLAQLNIHQILSIGESASWSEEDLQKWGSENICFVEGIQDNGIDPLTKEFGRCLEFIDRGVQKGTATLVHCRVGVSRSATICIAEVMRALNLSFPRAYCFVRARRLNVIIQPHLLFAYELLRWEEFIRQKGGSSEPYRREMEWGEIAREIALMNRPYSR; this is translated from the exons ATGGCGACAATTGCCGTCCCCAGACCCGCTCTGCCTCCAAAGAACGCATCTCAGCGCGGAAACACTCCCGTCAACTCTCCCTCTCCACTTCAAACGCTCGGGTTGGCATCGCCCCCACAATTGCCTGGCTCCgttcccattcccattcccaaTAGCCCCGTGTCCCTGTACGAATATACGTCCGAAGAAGACTCAGGCTCGTATACGCATTCTCCGTCCCCAAGCCATCCCCGAGCCCTGTCGCAGGCTTCCCTGCTCTACCCGCCCGATGATTTTGTCCGTCTTGATGGCGAGCATGTTTCGATATATGAGATAGATGCCACGAGCGTGGCCGAAGCGCTGGATTACGCCTCGAGACAACTGCTCCCTCCCCCTTCGCTGGTCTTCCCCTGGCTGCATGGGTTACATCCGGATAACCACACTCAGCGCACCTACTTCGATGGCCATCAGTGCCCCCCTGGAAATACACCAAACTGCCTGAGAGCAATCACCATTGTCAAGGCAGATGGCAACCTCGGCTTTGCTCGCCTCAAGGGCGCCATTGCTCCGTCGGAATTCATGCGGTCAGGCGCAATTGCCGAATTCATCGATGCAGACCCCTTGATGGGCTTGTCTGTTCGTAATTTTCACATCCAGCCTACCAAAGTCGCTGCCACCTCTGACATCATCGTCTATGGGCTGGATCCAGACGAGAGTCGGAAGGTCGCATGGCAAGTTGCTGCCGCCCAACAACGATGGCGAAATAAACAGCTTGCACAGGCGAGAAACATGCCTGTGTATAATACCTTCGTCTGCACAAGTCCGTTTTCTGTCTTTGAGGAAAACCATGGTAGCTTGGTAGCCATCGATGCCTCCGGTAACCCTACCGGCCAGGTCCTGGACTTGGTGCAGCAAGAACATGAAGAGATGAGGAATATGACAGAGACCTCAGAAATATGCCACAATGTCTACCTGGGTCCTAGCCCGGAGCCTGGTAGTGCCGAAGAGCAGCGCTTTGATGTCCTCATCGAATGCAGTGATACGGGCCGGCTGGATCCAAGTGCCATACAATTCATTGCCGAGCATCCTCGCGAGTTGCCTCGTCCAACCTCTATTTGCTTTCCATCATCAGGGAGTATTATGCCCCCGACCTGGTCTCAAGCCGAGGCCGACGCCATCCTTAACACTTGTAAATGGATTCATCACATCTCCCATAACACTGTGCCAGAGTCCCATACCATTAGCCCCCAAAATCGCGATAGCGATGCTCAGCAACATGTTGAGTCTCATAAATCGACCGCGGACGCGGGAGGTCGAAAAATCCTTATCCACTGCCCCGATGGCTACACAGAATCAACTCTGCTTGCTGTTGCTTATTTCAGCTATAACACGGGGTTACCTGTACCCGATGCTTGGCTCAGGCTTCATACGACTGAACGCCGCAATTTCTTTGCTTATCCCTCCGATGTGTCGCTCTTGTCGGCCATAAGTCCTCGTTTGCTGTGTGAATCTCCAATGTCTTCGGGGAAAAGCCTGGACGACATGACGAAACTTTTGAAATCTGAACCGTCGTGGTTTTCGGATCTAGATGGCTCGCTTCCCAGCAGGATCCTGGATTATCTCTACCTGGGTAATCTTGTCCATGCAAACAACCCGGATCTCTTAGCGCAGCTCAATATTCACCAGATACTTAGTATTGGGGAATCTGCATCGTGGTCAGAGGAAGATCTGCAGAAATGGGGCTCTGAAAAcatttgttttgttgaagGTATTCAGGACAATGGTATCGATCCATTGACCAAAGAGTTTGGGCGCTGTCTCGAATTCATTG ATCGAGGAGTTCAGAAAGGCACAGCCACATTGGTTCATTGCCGTGTTGGGGTTTCCAGGAGTGCTACTATCTGCATAGCTGAGGTTATGCGGGCGCTCAACCTCTCATTCCCACGCGCTTACTGTTTCGTTAGGGCTCGCCGCCTCAATGTCATTATTCAGCCACATCTACTTTTCGCGTACGAGCTGTTGCGCTGGGAAGAGTTTATTCGACAGAAGGGGGGCTCCTCGGAGCCGTATAGAAGGGAAATGGAGTGGGGAGAGATTGCCAGAGAAATTGCTCTCATGAACCGCCCTTATTCCAGATGA
- a CDS encoding AAA domain (Cdc48 subfamily) domain-containing protein produces MMRLSRGRFLSHWCSSPIQRYRVTVLPGYYSRHLSVYPSLRSKQTPDFSSGFTRSYDPTQESGRGPMFRKVNFGVPQFYPRDLKRRVDEYVVGQDRAKKTICAAIFNHYQNLRRRRQHEQEDKEKHEKLMRQRFARDRELSQRRWDALPLEDEVPGQTSSARQASELASEASFNAPIFKPEEPAVAEHIKIDKSNILVIGPTGVGKTYILETLSKKIQVPLTICDCNSLTQAGYIGQDVESCIERLLIEANYDVKAAEHGVVVLDEFDKLARRETATGRDVSGEGVQQALLKLVEGTKVTINVKDNRSSRASTPIPTNYTASGAPTTSMPVSSPPGKVDQYTVDTTNILFVFCGAFVGLDKIILRRVSKPAMGFGGDVQSRQAGTGNNYNLPPETYAHLAHYSPQSAPSFTPMDLVVSEDLQRFGFIPEIIGRLHNICALSPLSKEDLYRILTEPRNSLVAQYTALFETYPSQLFFTEKALSAIAERALAAETGARGLKMEMERVLAEPMFDAPTPYVLITEACVNGHEKAPYWGKDGRHELIRMMEEEQFNPPNPEHSLEELGQVDEGRG; encoded by the exons ATGATGAGACTAAGCCGGGGGCGTTTCTTGTCCCATTGGTGCTCTTCCCCAATCCAGAGATATAGGGTCACCGTGCTGCCAGGCTACTATAGCCGTCATCTCTCGGTATATCCGTCTCTTCGATCCAAGCAGACGCCGGACTTTAGCTCCGGCTTTACCAGAAGCTATGATCCTACACAGGAATCTGGCCGTGGTCCCATGTTTAGAAAAGTAAATTTCGGAGTGCCGCAATTCTACCCTCGTGATTTGAAAAGGCGTGTGGACGAATACGTCGTGGGCCAGGACCGTGCTAAAAAGACAATCtgcgccgccatcttcaaccacTACCAGAATCTCAGGAGAAGGCGCCAGCATGAAcaagaggacaaggagaagcatgAGAAACTCATGCGCCAACGGTTCGCACGTGATAGAGAGCTGTCCCAAAGGCGATGGGATGCTCTCCCTCTCGAAG ACGAAGTTCCTGGACAAACTTCCTCAGCCCGCCAGGCGTCTGAGCTCGCGTCCGAAGCAAGCTTTAATGCTCCGATTTTCAAGCCCGAGGAGCCGGCTGTTGCGGAGCACATCAAGATTGACAAGAGCAATATCCTTGTGATTGGGCCGACTGGTGTTGGCAAGACGTATATCCTAGA AACTTTGAGCAAGAAGATACAAGTACCGCTCACCATCTGCGACTGTAACTCCCTAACCCAAGCAGGCTACATTGGACAAGACGTGGAATCCTGCATTGAAAGGCTGCTTATAGAAGCAAATTACGATGTCAAGGCGGCAGAGCACGGGGTGGTGGTTTTAGATGAGTTTGACAAGCTAGCAAGACGAGAGACAGCAACCGGTCGAGATGTCAGTGGCGAAGGAGTTCAGCAGGCCTTGCTCAAACTCGTTGAGGGAACAAAAGTCACCATCAACGTCAAGGACAATCGTTCTTCTCGCGCGTCTACACCCATTCCCACAAATTACACTGCATCCGGTGCCCCTACAACATCAATGCCAGTGAGCAGTCCGCCAGGCAAAGTGGACCAGTACACCGTCGATACCACCAACattctcttcgtcttctgcggCGCTTTCGTGGGGCTGGATAAGATTATTCTTCGGCGAGTCTCAAAGCCAGCCATGGGGTTTGGAGGGGATGTTCAAAGTCGACAAGCCGGGACGGGAAACAATTACAATCTGCCACCTGAAACATACGCCCACCTAGCACACTACAGCCCACAGTCTGCACCAAGTTTCACTCCAATGGACTTGGTAGTATCTGAGGACCTCCAGCGGTTCGGCTTTATTCCCGAGATTATAGGCCGACTACACAATATCTGCGCTCTCAGCCCCTTGTCAAAGGAAGACCTCTATCGAATTCTCACCGAGCCACGCAATAGCCTAGTGGCTCAGTATACTGCGCTGTTTGAGACATATCCGTCTCAGCTATTCTTTACGGAAAAAGCACTAAGCGCCATTGCTGAACGCGCGCTTGCAGCCGAGACGGGTGCACGAgggttgaagatggagatggagcgcGTTTTGGCTGAACCAATGTTTGACGCCCCGACGCCATACGTCCTCATCACTGAAGCCTGCGTCAATGGGCATGAAAAAGCACCGTACTGGGGGAAAGATGGACGTCATGAGCTTATTCggatgatggaagaagagcaattCAACCCGCCCAACCCGGAGCACTCACTGGAGGAACTGGGGCAGGTAGACGAAGGTAGAGGATGA
- a CDS encoding fungal zn(2)-Cys(6) binuclear cluster domain-containing protein, which yields MAETPLEKAPELDSPPQPKPYHAKRPHKKSRSGCQNCKARKVKCDESRPVCRSCKLRKADCVYVDPQKPRHSASVTTSASETTTSTNPTSISSASSVLFSAPILSLAERYSNQTASIPAELLWCPVGIDMADMKALWFYATQTCGSFSIVANDGHKNIMRSLLVRFGSESPFLLDSIFALASLHMQRLNQQFDPKRALSYRVKSLAGYRKAIEDANPGDFPALVANSLLLTALSSENFREPDGTHLYILDWLVVWKGIILVMDLVSKSTVVESGLNSLFFRPPTDVEKTAFIPRQLLQMVASITPSDFDYSFREAYVETLKYLGSLYVDLAQGPSSMRSLRIITIFTYLPSQFIDIARMSQPRALVILAYFATFFKLVQWEVWWLEGVGDRTIRDICGHLDLEWQAFLQVPYAALDAQDRKQLSKIILEDTELVSPQGYLLEYEAYVDQSLGLL from the exons ATGGCTGAGACACCGCTTGAGAAAGCACCAGAACTAGATAGCCCGCCACAACCAAAGCCCTACCATGCGAAGCGCCCTCACAAAAAGTCCAGGTCCGGCTGCCAGAACTGCAAGGCGCGAAAGGTGAAATGTGACGAATCGAGGCCCGTGTGCCGGTCGTGTAAGCTGCGAAAGGCCGACTGTGTCTATGTTGATCCCCAAAAGCCGCGCCACTCTGCCTCCGTGACGACTTCGGCG TCTGAGACGACTACCTCAACAAATCCTACAAGTATatcttcggcatcgtctGTCCTATTTTCGGCGCCTATACTTTCGCTGGCCGAGAGGTATAGCAATCAGACTGCTTCTATACCCGCCGAGTTACTATGGTGTCCAGTCGGGATTGATATGGCGGATATGAAGGCACTGTGGTTTTATGCGACTCAAACATGCGGTTCCTTTTCCATTGTCGCAAACGACGGCCATAAAAATATCATGAGAAGCCTGTTGGTTCGGTTCGGATCCGAATCTCCCTTTCTGCTCGACTCCATCTTCGCTCTCGCTAGTTTACATATGCAACGTCTCAATCAGCAGTTCGATCCGAAGCGTGCTCTGTCGTATCGGGTCAAGTCGTTGGCAGGATATCGCAAGGCAATTGAAGACGCTAATCCGGGAGACTTTCCCGCTCTAGTCGCGAACTCTCTGCTTCTAACGGCCTTGTCATCCGAGAACTTCCGAGAACCAGACGGCACTCATTTATATATCCTTGACTGGCTTGTCGTATGGAAGGGCATCATCCTCGTTATGGATCTAGTTTCCAAGTCCACTGTTGTCGAGAGTGGCCTGAATAGTCTATTCTTCCGTCCTCCCACCGATGTGGAAAAGACTGCTTTTATTCCTCGTCAACTCCTACAGATGGTCGCTTCCATCACGCCGAGTGATTTCGATTACTCATTTAGGGAGGCATATGTTGAGACGTTGAAGTATTTGGGCAGTCTCTATGTGGATTTGGCACAAGGGCCTTCATCCATGAGGAGTCTAAGGATTATAACCATCTTCACCTATCTCCCCAGCCAGTTCATCGACATTGCGCGCATGTCGCAGCCGCGTGCTTTGGTCATCCTTGCTTACTTTGCAACTTTTTTCAAGCTGGTCCAATGGGAAGTTTGGTGGCTGGAGGGCGTGGGAGATCGCACAATACGGGATATCTGCGGCCATCTTGATCTAGAATGGCAGGCCTTCTTGCAAGTCCCATACGCGGCCCTCGACGCTCAAGACCGCAAACAGCTGTCCAAGATCATACTTGAAGATACAGAGCTGGTCTCGCCTCAAGGCTACCTTCTAGAATACGAAGCTTATGTAGACCAATCATTAGGTTTACTGTGA